The Nocardiopsis dassonvillei subsp. dassonvillei DSM 43111 genome contains a region encoding:
- the scpA gene encoding methylmalonyl-CoA mutase, translated as MIPDFSDVPPRLPAFSGDTASGHAAWQRALEAGTGKAADALEWETPEGIGVKPLYTPADRAGLDFVDGLPGIPPYLRGPYPTMYVNQPWTIRQYAGFSTAEESNAFYRRNLAAGQKGLSVAFDLATHRGYDSDHPRVAGDVGMAGVAIDSIYDMRQLFDGIPLDRMSVSMTMNGAVLPVLALYIVAAEEQGVPPEKLSGTIQNDILKEFMVRNTYIYPPRPSMRIISDIFAYTSQRMPRFNSISISGYHMQEAGATADLELAYTLADGVEYIRAGQRSGLDVDAFAPRLSFFWAIGMNFFMEVAKLRAARLLWARLVRDLGATRDKSLSLRTHSQTSGWSLTAQDVFNNVARTCVEAMAATQGHTQSLHTNALDEALALPTDFSARIARNTQLLLQQESGTTRVVDPWGGSYYVERLTQELAAKAWEHIREVEKAGGMAAAIDAGLPKMRIEEAAARTQARIDSGRQPVIGVNKYRPDTADEIEVLKVDNSRVRAQQLEKLRRLREERDEGRVRAALDALTAAAGGGSRADEALTGNLLAAAVDAARAKATVGEISDAMERVFGRHSGQIRTIQGVYRDEAAGSADAADLMERVTRRVEEFTEDEGRRPRILVAKMGQDGHDRGQKVIATAFADLGFDVDVGPLFQTPAEVAAQAVEADVHVVGVSSLAAGHLTLVPALREELARLDRGDIMIVVGGVIPPADFAPLREAGASAIFPPGTVIAEAAVDLLDQLEERLG; from the coding sequence ATGATCCCCGACTTCTCCGACGTCCCGCCGCGGCTCCCCGCCTTCTCGGGTGACACCGCCTCCGGACACGCCGCCTGGCAGAGAGCGCTGGAGGCCGGCACCGGCAAGGCCGCCGACGCCCTGGAGTGGGAGACCCCCGAGGGCATCGGCGTCAAGCCGCTGTACACCCCCGCCGACCGCGCGGGCCTGGACTTCGTGGACGGGCTGCCCGGCATCCCGCCCTACCTGCGCGGGCCCTACCCGACCATGTACGTCAACCAGCCGTGGACCATCCGCCAGTACGCCGGGTTCTCCACCGCCGAGGAGTCCAACGCCTTCTACCGGCGCAACCTGGCCGCCGGGCAGAAGGGCCTGTCGGTCGCCTTCGACCTGGCGACCCACCGCGGCTACGACTCCGACCACCCCCGGGTGGCGGGCGACGTCGGCATGGCGGGCGTGGCGATCGACTCCATCTACGACATGCGCCAGCTGTTCGACGGGATCCCGCTGGACAGGATGAGCGTGTCCATGACCATGAACGGCGCGGTGCTGCCGGTCCTGGCGCTCTACATCGTGGCCGCCGAGGAGCAGGGCGTCCCGCCGGAGAAGCTGTCGGGGACCATCCAGAACGACATCCTCAAGGAGTTCATGGTCCGCAACACCTACATCTACCCGCCGCGGCCGTCGATGCGGATCATCTCCGACATCTTCGCCTACACCTCGCAGCGGATGCCGCGCTTCAACTCCATCTCCATCTCCGGCTACCACATGCAGGAGGCCGGGGCCACGGCCGACCTGGAGCTGGCCTACACCCTGGCCGACGGCGTGGAGTACATCCGCGCCGGTCAGCGCTCCGGGCTGGACGTGGACGCGTTCGCGCCGCGCCTGTCGTTCTTCTGGGCGATCGGCATGAACTTCTTCATGGAGGTCGCCAAGCTCCGCGCCGCCCGCCTGCTCTGGGCGCGCCTGGTCAGGGACCTGGGCGCGACCAGGGACAAGTCGCTGAGCCTGCGCACCCACTCCCAGACCTCGGGGTGGTCGCTCACCGCCCAGGACGTGTTCAACAACGTGGCCCGCACGTGCGTGGAGGCGATGGCCGCCACTCAGGGGCACACCCAATCGCTGCACACCAACGCCCTGGACGAGGCGCTGGCCCTGCCCACCGACTTCTCCGCGCGCATCGCCCGCAACACCCAGCTGCTGCTCCAGCAGGAGTCGGGCACCACCCGCGTCGTGGACCCCTGGGGCGGCAGCTACTACGTGGAGCGCCTCACCCAGGAGCTGGCGGCCAAGGCCTGGGAGCACATCCGGGAGGTGGAGAAGGCGGGCGGCATGGCCGCCGCGATCGACGCCGGGCTGCCCAAGATGCGCATCGAGGAGGCCGCCGCCCGCACCCAGGCGCGCATCGACTCGGGCCGCCAGCCGGTGATCGGCGTCAACAAGTACCGCCCCGACACCGCGGACGAGATCGAGGTCCTCAAGGTCGACAACTCCCGGGTGCGCGCCCAGCAGCTGGAGAAGCTGCGCCGCCTGCGCGAGGAGCGCGACGAGGGCCGGGTGCGCGCCGCGCTCGACGCGCTCACCGCGGCCGCCGGGGGCGGGTCCCGGGCGGACGAGGCCCTGACCGGCAACCTCCTGGCGGCGGCGGTCGACGCGGCCCGCGCCAAGGCCACCGTGGGCGAGATCTCCGACGCCATGGAGAGGGTCTTCGGCCGCCACTCCGGGCAGATCCGTACGATTCAGGGTGTGTACAGGGACGAGGCGGCGGGCAGCGCCGACGCGGCCGACCTCATGGAGCGCGTGACCCGCCGGGTGGAGGAGTTCACCGAGGACGAGGGCCGCCGACCCCGCATCCTGGTGGCCAAGATGGGCCAGGACGGCCACGACCGGGGCCAGAAGGTGATCGCGACCGCCTTCGCCGACCTGGGCTTCGACGTGGACGTCGGCCCGCTGTTCCAGACCCCGGCCGAGGTCGCCGCGCAGGCCGTGGAGGCCGACGTGCACGTGGTCGGGGTGTCCTCCCTGGCCGCGGGGCACCTGACCCTGGTGCCCGCGCTGCGCGAGGAGCTGGCCCGGCTGGACCGCGGGGACATCATGATCGTGGTGGGCGGGGTCATCCCCCCGGCGGACTTCGCGCCGCTGCGGGAGGCGGGCGCGTCGGCGATCTTCCCGCCGGGGACGGTCATCGCCGAGGCCGCCGTCGACCTGCTCGACCAGCTGGAGGAACGGCTGGGGTAG
- the meaB gene encoding methylmalonyl Co-A mutase-associated GTPase MeaB — protein sequence MAEQGSVPGARRSGRRRPVDVDALAEGVLAGHRPTLARAITLVESRRPDHARAAQELLVRLLPHTGGARRVGITGVPGVGKSTFVDALGTRLTKAGHRVAVLAVDPSSTRTGGSILGDKTRMERLAVDPDAFIRPSPTAGTLGGVARATRETMLLMEAAGFDVVLVETVGVGQSEVAVAAMVDCFCFLTLARTGDQLQGIKKGVLELVDVVAVNKADGPHADDARKAARELSRALRLLQPVHPDWRPPVLTCSGLTGDGLDEVWDAVTRHRAVLESDGALAERRSRQGVSWMWDQVRDQLMDAFLRDPRVASLLPGTEERVRSGETTATLAARTLLDSFTRGRGVRPTGEPGGGAGPERGTEPSREPGSSDG from the coding sequence GTGGCGGAGCAGGGTTCCGTGCCGGGCGCGCGGCGTTCGGGGCGGCGCCGCCCGGTGGACGTGGACGCCCTCGCCGAGGGGGTCCTGGCCGGGCACCGGCCCACCCTCGCGCGGGCGATCACCCTCGTGGAGTCCCGCCGCCCGGACCACGCGCGCGCCGCGCAGGAACTGCTGGTGCGGCTGCTGCCGCACACCGGCGGGGCCCGCCGGGTGGGGATCACCGGGGTCCCCGGCGTCGGCAAGTCCACGTTCGTCGACGCGCTGGGCACCCGGCTGACCAAGGCCGGGCACCGGGTGGCGGTGCTGGCCGTGGACCCCTCCTCCACGCGCACCGGAGGCAGCATCCTGGGTGACAAGACCCGGATGGAGCGCCTGGCGGTGGACCCCGACGCGTTCATCCGGCCCTCGCCCACGGCGGGGACCCTGGGCGGCGTCGCCCGGGCCACGCGGGAGACCATGCTGCTCATGGAGGCGGCCGGGTTCGACGTGGTCCTGGTGGAGACGGTGGGCGTCGGCCAGTCCGAGGTCGCGGTCGCCGCCATGGTGGACTGCTTCTGCTTCCTCACGCTGGCCCGCACGGGCGACCAGCTCCAGGGCATCAAGAAGGGCGTGCTGGAGCTGGTGGACGTGGTCGCCGTCAACAAGGCCGACGGACCGCACGCCGACGACGCGCGCAAGGCGGCCCGCGAGCTGTCGCGGGCGCTGCGGCTGCTCCAGCCGGTGCACCCGGACTGGCGTCCGCCGGTACTCACGTGCAGCGGTCTGACCGGCGACGGGCTCGACGAGGTGTGGGACGCCGTGACCCGGCACCGCGCGGTGCTGGAGAGCGACGGCGCGCTGGCCGAGCGCCGCAGCCGCCAGGGGGTCAGCTGGATGTGGGACCAGGTCCGCGACCAGCTCATGGACGCGTTCCTGCGCGATCCCCGGGTGGCCTCGCTCCTGCCCGGGACGGAGGAGCGGGTGCGGTCGGGGGAGACCACGGCGACCCTCGCCGCGCGCACGCTGCTGGACTCCTTCACCCGGGGCCGCGGGGTCCGTCCGACGGGTGAACCCGGAGGCGGCGCGGGGCCGGAGCGCGGCACGGAGCCCTCCCGGGAGCCGGGTTCGTCCGACGGGTGA